The region GTTTTGTCCAGTCTTTCCCATGTCGGGTCGATGACCCTCAAGCGGTATTCTATGGTCTCCCGTCGCATCCAGGCAAGAAGCTCGGCCATAGCAGGCCGTTCTGGCAAATCTGGGACGATGACAAACTTGCCTGAGTCGAACCACTTCGCAACCGGCTGCGCCACTACAAGCCCATTCCGGACAGATAATAGCTCTTCCGGCCGTCGTTTCCCAAAGATCGCATCCATCGTAACTTGGCCATGCATGTATGGGAAGAGGTGCACCGCCTGCGTGTAGTATTCATCAACCATGTCCCCAATATGGGACACCAGAGCCAGTCCTCACCGGGGTGCTTGGCGTCATAGACCCTTATGAGTTCGGCACGGAATGTTGACTGCTGGCTGGAATCGCGTTTCCCAGCCCCGGTGCTGAACACACCCAGACCCATTTTACTGGTTGTGAAGAGCTGCCTGAATGAAGCCCTGTAAAAccgcttcagcttcagcgaCCATTGACTTTCTTCCAGGCCGTTTTGTCTATCCTTGCAGATTTTGACGGTCGTCTCCTGTGCTTTGATAGTTTGAAATATTGACTTGGCCGCATCTGACTTTTCCCATTCGGATGGGGTTCCTTCAAAATCTCGTAGAGATATCTTCCGGTCAACCTCTGCCCGCTGGAGAATAAGGCTTTCGACCTCGTGTGAGGCAGCCCAGAAACTGGCGTTGAAAGACCCTTGCGCCTTTATCCGTCTTTTCTTAATGCGAATCCTCTCGTTTATCCATCGTTGCTGTGCTTCTAGCGACAAGGGATCTTGAACCCGGGTATCAACTGGGGTGTTGGCTGGACGCTCCATGCCGTCGGGTTGAGGGTCTCGTTAGCTGATAAGGTATATTGAGTGCTTTCATCGAGGGTAGTGTGGTGAGGAGAGTATGTAGGAGTAAGAAAGGGTGGGGATGAGGGATCCTTATATTTCCTGGCAGACTTAAACTTCGTGTTGTGTTACTTGGAAGGTGACCGGTGGCGTGATGTACTGAGGAAAGAATCGAGGCAGACTGCGAGATTTACCAGACTATTGACGGACATGGTCATGATGAGTCACCGGTAGGTTTGTTAGAATAGTTGACAGTGAGGTACAAAAGCTTGAACTGTCGGTTCCCTGGGAGAAGTAAACTCTGGCTTCACCGGCAGCGAAGGGCGAGAGCCTTATCTCCACTTATACCATCACTTGTAATCTTTGGGTATTGTACTCTGTGAAAAGAATGTTATCAACCCATACTCGCTCAGACGGTGAgtcctctccttctcaccaccacccacaTGCCGAATCTCAGCAAACGTAACAGTCGAAACAAACTTCTGTGACTCCCAAGCCTTCGTCATCCGATCATAAATCTGATACAGCTGCTCCAGTCTCAGACCCCAGTCTCGTACACAAAATATCAAACGAAAACCGACGACATGAGATAGAATCCTCCCCAGACGAAGAACGCCTTTGCTTGCAGTCCAGCTTTCCGGGTCCTGCATCAACCACTAAATAACCACATTAGCAACCAATTTCCCTTTCTGTGATCGAAATATGAGAGCAGAAAACTTACTAGATGATGTGGCATACCCAATAACTCAATTCATCAACCAATTCGACGCCGTCGTCTGGGAAAGACATTTCGCTCGTGCCTTACGCAGGAACAACTGACCTGTGACAACCCACGAGCCGGGAACCCAGCTACaggccaaaaaaaaaaaaaaaaacaaaaacagagAATATAGACATGATCGGAGGTGAATCCAAGTGGTCGGGTGGAATTGATTCGATTCACCGGACATTTGTTGACTGACGTATTGATAGACTCGGAGATCCTTTCCCGACCTCACGCATCGGAATCACGCACCGAGAAACAATGCATACGCTAGGATACTCAAAGATAATGGAAAGTAACCAGATTGTGGTCAAGAGATATTGATCTAAAACATAATATTCAGCTGTCTAATCGACAGGATACCTCGTCCCTCCCTGCCGCCGGATCTCGTCCATAATCTCCATCACCCGGATAGTCTCAGAATGAGGAATAATAGCGCTCTCCAATCGCCCATTCAAAACATCCAAAGCGATATTATCAGCCTGGTACTGGAATCCGCGGCCGGGATGCTGGAAGTTGTACGTCTTGCCCTGGCCGCGAGCCACGTTTGCACCCGACTCTCCCCCAAACGGTGGGTAGACAGTGAAAGCCAGAGGAAGCGAGGGACATTCACCGTGCACTTCAACAGACCCAGCCGTTCCCTGAATCCGAGCAAGCAGGTCTGGGTTACCGTTTTCCAGCGTTGTGGAGGTGACGATACCCTGCCGGCCGGTGGACGGGTACTGGAGAATCGCACTGGTGTTaatctcaatatcctcccAATGAGTCTGCGCGGCAAGGATCTTCGGCTTAGCACGGTCTGGCGTCAGTTCAGGATCCAGACTCAGCATTGCCCAGGTCAAGGAGTAAACTCCCATATCCAGCAGCGAGCCCGCGCCCATCGCATTCTGGCGGTAGTACTTGTCCAGCGGCAGGTTCGGGACATCCATGTACCCCCCGAACGAGGATGTCGCGCGGAAGATATCACCGATTGCTTTTTCCTCGTGCAGGAGGCGCTGAAGCTCATGGGTTAACGGGCGATGGCGGAGCCACATCGCCTCAGCAATGAACACGCCCTTCTGTCGGGCTGCGTCAAACACCTCCCTTGCCTCGCGGGCGTTCAGGGTGAAGGGTTTCTCGCAAAGAACATGTTTCCCCGCTGCGATCGCGTCGAGGCAATTCTTCTTGTGAAAGGCGTGCGGTGTGCCGATGTAGACGATATCGACGTCTGGGTCGGCGTAGACGTCCTCGTAGCGACCGTAGATTTTGGGGTTCTCGTCAGGGCAGTATTTCTGAGCGAACGATTTCCCTCTATTCACGTCTGAGGTTCCGATTGCGTGGACAATATGGCGGACTTTTGCGTCGGGGCGAGACAAGACCAGGTCGGAGACGTACCAGGAGGCGATCTTGCCGGTCGCTGTTCAGTTAGCCAGAGTCTTGATTCTGGAACAGGCTTCTCACTCAGGATTCCCCAGCGGATAGATGGAAGTTGTGACATGATTGTTGGACAGATGTTTCTCACTCAATAACTGGGACGCATGAATGAACTTAAGGAACTCAATTGCCGTCGGATTTTGAGCTCCGAATGAATTCCCCGCATCGGATACAAAATTAGGGCTGCCTGACCAAACATCCTATTGACCCACAGGCATCGA is a window of Aspergillus puulaauensis MK2 DNA, chromosome 4, nearly complete sequence DNA encoding:
- a CDS encoding Gfo/Idh/MocA family protein (COG:G,Q;~EggNog:ENOG410PKW7;~InterPro:IPR036291,IPR000683;~PFAM:PF01408;~go_function: GO:0016491 - oxidoreductase activity [Evidence IEA]); protein product: MSQLPSIRWGILTTGKIASWYVSDLVLSRPDAKVRHIVHAIGTSDVNRGKSFAQKYCPDENPKIYGRYEDVYADPDVDIVYIGTPHAFHKKNCLDAIAAGKHVLCEKPFTLNAREAREVFDAARQKGVFIAEAMWLRHRPLTHELQRLLHEEKAIGDIFRATSSFGGYMDVPNLPLDKYYRQNAMGAGSLLDMGVYSLTWAMLSLDPELTPDRAKPKILAAQTHWEDIEINTSAILQYPSTGRQGIVTSTTLENGNPDLLARIQGTAGSVEVHGECPSLPLAFTVYPPFGGESGANVARGQGKTYNFQHPGRGFQYQADNIALDVLNGRLESAIIPHSETIRVMEIMDEIRRQGGTRYPVD
- a CDS encoding uncharacterized protein (COG:S;~EggNog:ENOG410PR8B) produces the protein MERPANTPVDTRVQDPLSLEAQQRWINERIRIKKRRIKAQGSFNASFWAASHEVESLILQRAEVDRKISLRDFEGTPSEWEKSDAAKSIFQTIKAQETTVKICKDRQNGLEESQWSLKLKRFYRASFRQLFTTSKMGLGVFSTGAGKRDSSQQSTFRAELIRAVHLFPYMHGQVTMDAIFGKRRPEELLSVRNGLVVAQPVAKWFDSGKFVIVPDLPERPAMAELLAWMRRETIEYRLRVIDPTWERLDKTISCGYQRTWREADGKRLEFRTSFRPAARYLYFHYCVQVLRRAWAHNTSGGSFPTLRDEAGKPFWGTPGRYLPKNMLLSVEAPGHEYNDLLEGASWNTACGDENLLLEIASSQIKMLPAFNDAWWGGDRDDDESESEDNETDGCSSL